One genomic region from Streptomyces sp. SID8374 encodes:
- a CDS encoding pRL2-19, whose protein sequence is MTGLPDPADMSHAMLIALLMHHGGSMDLPAAAFEADALGDGHGAHHAVQLAPLGNDTVRLSVVARPPGDTAGIEVRDR, encoded by the coding sequence GTGACCGGCCTGCCCGACCCGGCGGACATGTCCCACGCGATGCTCATCGCCCTGCTGATGCACCACGGCGGCTCCATGGACCTGCCCGCCGCGGCGTTCGAGGCCGACGCCCTGGGCGACGGCCACGGCGCCCACCACGCGGTGCAGCTCGCCCCGCTCGGCAACGACACGGTCCGCCTGTCCGTCGTCGCCCGCCCGCCCGGCGATACGGCCGGCATCGAGGTACGCGACCGGTGA